From Thermodesulfobacteriota bacterium, one genomic window encodes:
- a CDS encoding ABC transporter permease: MRSAGPGTGILSALAWRLGTGFLGSLETLGGMALMLAQGLAWSVRPPWRPRLFLRQMAGIGVHSTLVVLLTGIFAGMVLALQGYYGFKKFGGESLLGATVALSLTRELGPVLTGLMVTARAGSAMAAELGTMRVTEQIDALAVMAVHPVQYLVSPRLVASVVMLPLLTGLVDLIGIGGGYFVGVVLLRINPGIFMSNIREFLVLEDITQGLVKAAVFGGLMGMIGCFHGFFAGEGAEGVGRATTRAVVHTAVAILAMDYILTSLLF; encoded by the coding sequence ATGAGGTCGGCTGGCCCTGGCACCGGTATCCTGAGCGCCCTGGCTTGGCGGCTTGGCACGGGCTTTCTCGGCAGCCTGGAGACCCTGGGCGGCATGGCCCTGATGCTCGCCCAGGGCCTGGCCTGGAGCGTGCGGCCACCGTGGCGGCCCCGCCTTTTCCTGCGCCAGATGGCCGGCATCGGGGTGCACTCCACCCTGGTGGTGCTGCTCACCGGCATCTTCGCCGGCATGGTGCTCGCCCTGCAGGGCTACTATGGCTTCAAGAAGTTCGGCGGCGAGAGCCTTTTGGGGGCCACAGTGGCCCTGTCCCTGACCCGGGAGCTGGGGCCGGTTCTGACCGGCCTTATGGTCACCGCCCGGGCCGGCTCGGCCATGGCCGCCGAGCTGGGCACCATGCGGGTGACCGAGCAGATCGACGCCCTGGCCGTGATGGCGGTGCACCCGGTGCAGTACCTGGTGTCGCCCCGGCTGGTGGCCTCCGTGGTCATGCTGCCGCTCCTCACCGGGCTGGTGGATCTCATCGGTATCGGCGGTGGCTACTTTGTGGGCGTGGTCCTCCTCAGGATCAACCCCGGCATCTTCATGAGCAACATCCGGGAGTTTCTGGTCCTGGAGGACATCACCCAGGGCCTGGTGAAGGCCGCGGTCTTCGGTGGCCTCATGGGGATGATCGGCTGCTTCCACGGCTTTTTTGCCGGCGAGGGCGCCGAGGGTGTCGGCCGGGCCACCACCCGGGCCGTGGTCCACACCGCGGTGGCGATCCTGGCCATGGATTACATCCTGACCTCGCTCCTTTTCTGA